One segment of Pseudodesulfovibrio sp. 5S69 DNA contains the following:
- a CDS encoding class I SAM-dependent methyltransferase, producing MSIPPRKLEEEVMMGREEAAAYDGLTRKFLDILHAGFVESVVNLAPAQGRFLDVGTGTGWIAIGVAKHSGAQVTGIDLSEDMLAIARMNAEKEGVRNVEFVKGNASRIPFDDDTFDAVFCHNMLHHIPEPEGLVREMLRVAKPEGAVVIRDLKRLSKFMTALHVNLFGLTYNELMKKEYRDSIMASLTEEEMKALADRVGLGRDVFSRAFVTHMTLARPAARRRTDKVTVPVALNKRLAKRFYVCKD from the coding sequence ATGAGCATCCCCCCGCGCAAGCTTGAAGAAGAAGTGATGATGGGCCGCGAGGAGGCCGCCGCCTACGACGGCCTGACCCGCAAGTTCCTCGACATCCTGCACGCCGGCTTCGTGGAGTCGGTGGTCAATCTCGCCCCGGCCCAGGGGCGTTTTCTTGATGTGGGCACCGGCACCGGCTGGATCGCCATCGGCGTGGCCAAACACTCGGGAGCGCAGGTCACCGGCATCGACCTGTCGGAGGACATGCTGGCCATCGCCCGCATGAACGCCGAAAAGGAAGGGGTGCGCAACGTGGAGTTCGTCAAGGGGAACGCCTCCCGCATCCCCTTTGACGACGACACCTTCGACGCGGTCTTCTGCCACAACATGCTCCACCACATCCCCGAGCCCGAAGGGCTGGTCCGGGAGATGCTCCGGGTGGCCAAGCCCGAGGGCGCAGTGGTCATCCGGGACCTGAAGCGGTTGTCGAAATTCATGACAGCATTGCATGTCAACCTGTTCGGATTGACCTACAACGAGTTGATGAAGAAGGAATACCGCGATTCGATCATGGCCAGCCTGACCGAAGAGGAGATGAAGGCGCTGGCCGACAGGGTCGGACTCGGCCGGGACGTCTTTTCCCGTGCCTTCGTCACGCACATGACCCTGGCCCGCCCGGCCGCAAGGCGCAGGACGGACAAGGTCACGGTGCCCGTGGCCCTGAACAAGCGCCTAGCCAAACGTTTCTACGTCTGCAAGGACTAG